From the genome of Castor canadensis chromosome 4, mCasCan1.hap1v2, whole genome shotgun sequence, one region includes:
- the Hoxd3 gene encoding homeobox protein Hox-D3 codes for MLFEQGQQALELPECTMQKAAYYENPGLFGGYGYSKASDTYGYSTPHQPYPPPAAANSLDTDYPGSACSIQSSAPLRAPAHKGAELNGSCMRPGTGNSQGGGGGSQPPGLNSEQQPPQPPPPPSTLPPSSPTNPGGGMPAKKAKGGPNASTSSATISKQIFPWMKESRQNSKQKNSCTTAGESCEDKSPPGPASKRVRTAYTSAQLVELEKEFHFNRYLCRPRRVEMANLLNLTERQIKIWFQNRRMKYKKDQKAKGILHSPAGQSPERSPPLGSAASHVAYSGQLPPVPGLAYDAPSPPAFAKSQPNMYGLAAYTAPLSSCLPQQKRYAAPEFEPHPMASNGGGFASANLQGSPVYVGGNFVDSMAPASGPVFNLGHLSHPSSASVDYSCAAQIPGNHHHGPCDPHPTYTDLSAHHSSQGRLPEAPKLTHL; via the exons ATGTTATTTGAGCAGGGTCAGCAGGCCCTGGAGCTTCCTGAGTGCACAATGCAGAAGGCTGCATATTATGAAAACCCAGGACTCTTTGGAGGCTATGGCTACAGCAAAGCCAGTGACACTTATGGCTACAGCACCCCCCATCAGCCTTACCCACCCCCTGCTGCTGCCAATTCTCTGGACACTGATTACCCAGGTTCTGCCTGCTCCATCCAAAGCTCTGCACCTCTGAGAGCCCCAGCCCACAAGGGGGCTGAACTCAATGGCAGCTGTATGAGGCCTGGCACTGGGAACAgccagggtgggggtggaggcagtCAGCCTCCTGGTCTGAACTCAGAGCAGCAGCCACCACAACCCCCTCCTCCACCATCCACCTTGCCTCCATCCTCACCCACCAATCCTGGAGGTGGAATGCCTGCCAAGAAGGCCAAGGGTGGGCCCAATGCTTCTACCTCCTCAGCCACCATCAGCAAGCAGATCTTCCCCTGGATGAAAGAGTCCCGACAGAACTCCAAGCAGAAGAACAGCTGTACCACTGCAG GAGAGAGCTGCGAGGACAAGAGCCCGCCCGGCCCGGCGTCCAAGCGGGTGCGCACAGCATACACGAGTGCCCAGCTGGTGGAGTTGGAAAAGGAATTCCACTTCAACCGCTACTTGTGCCGGCCGCGCCGCGTGGAGATGGCCAACCTGCTGAATCTCACCGAGCGCCAGATCAAGATCTGGTTCCAGAACAGGCGCATGAAGTACAAGAAAGACCAGAAGGCCAAGGGCATCCTGCACTCGCCGGCCGGCCAGTCCCCGGAGCGCAGCCCGCCGCTCGGCAGCGCCGCCAGCCACGTGGCCTACTCCGGCCAGCTACCGCCGGTGCCCGGCCTGGCCTACGACGCACCCTCGCCGCCCGCTTTCGCCAAATCGCAGCCCAATATGTACGGCTTGGCCGCCTACACGGCTCCGCTCAGCAGCTGCCTGCCACAGCAGAAGCGCTACGCGGcgcctgagttcgagccccaccCCATGGCGAGCAATGGGGGCGGTTTTGCCAGCGCCAACCTGCAGGGCAGCCCCGTGTACGTGGGTGGCAACTTCGTCGACTCCATGGCGCCAGCATCCGGGCCGGTCTTCAACCTGGGCCACCTCTCTCACCCGTCTTCGGCCAGCGTGGACTACAGCTGCGCCGCGCAAATTCCTGGCAACCACCACCACGGACCGTGCGACCCTCATCCCACCTACACAGATCTCTCGGCCCATCACTCGTCTCAGGGACGCCTGCCCGAGGCCCCCAAACTGACACATCTGTAG